In the Telopea speciosissima isolate NSW1024214 ecotype Mountain lineage chromosome 2, Tspe_v1, whole genome shotgun sequence genome, one interval contains:
- the LOC122651790 gene encoding WRKY transcription factor 44-like isoform X1: MNQKILEIDACFISLEMEVKDAERMVIAKPIASRPCSSFRSFSELLAGAINASPPCSYSETVVAAIRPKTVRFKPVANHGLGGEVVLSQGEVSEAAVHKSSDKVSEQSSKPTVVYKPLAKVVSRTTASLMLNQGNLDIIHQKALAPVQPQFQHEDQAKCNSESHITSNLSQKLKSQMEINHISELSKMTLHNLEDNQKGLLPTNSGDRLSFDGYNWRKYGQKQVKGSEYPRSYYKCTHPNCPVKKKVERSFDGQIAEIVYNGEHNHSKPQPPKRPSSGTQEHGFISDGTAQDNSNPLWSNTLNELNEGSEGHIENPSEVGLSVHPIYPCKGLDSYDPAASRAFNSGVGTPDNSCGLSGDIEDGSRGVDADDAEPKYKRRKNEHQSNELGVVGERVREPHVAMQNSMDSETIGDGFRWRKYGQKVVKGNPYPRSYYRCTSLKCNVRKHVERALDDPKAFITTYEGKHNHDMPMTRNVNPVASNPDSLAPANKSKRK, from the exons ATGAACCAAAAGATCTTGGAGATTGATGCTTGTTTCATTTCATTAGAAATGGAAGTTAAAGATGCAGAGAGAATGGTTATAGCCAAACCAATTGCTTCAAGACCTTGTTCCAGCTTCAGGTCCTTCTCAGAGCTCCTTGCAGGTGCCATTAATGCCTCACCTCCTTGTTCATATTCTGAAACGGTAGTGGCTGCTATCAGACCCAAGACAGTGAGGTTCAAACCAGTGGCAAATCATGGTTTGGGTGGTGAGGTGGTTTTATCTCag ggagAGGTTTCTGAAGCGGCAGTTCATAAGTCATCTGATAAGGTTTCAGAACAAAGCAGCAAACCTACTGTGGTATACAAACCTTTGGCAAAGGTTGTATCAAGGACAACTGCATCTCTCATGTTGAAtcag GGAAACCTTGACATCATTCATCAGAAAGCACTAGCACCAGTGCAGCCACAGTTTCAACATGAAGACCAAGCAAAATGCAATTCTGAAAGCCATATTACTTCAAATCTTAGTCAGAAATTAAAATCACAAATGGAAATAAACCACATAAGTGAGTTGTCAAAGATGACATTGCATAACTTGGAAGATAATCAGAAAGGTCTACTGCCTACGAATAGTGGGGATCGACTTTCTTTTGATGGATATAATTGgagaaagtatggtcaaaagCAAGTGAAAGGAAGTGAATACCCTAGGAGTTACTATAAATGCACTCACCCAAATTGCCCTGTGAAAAAGAAGGTTGAGCGATCATTTGACGGGCAGATAGCAGAAATTGTCTACAATGGTGAGCACAATCATTCAAAGCCTCAGCCTCCTAAACGCCCCTCATCAGGAACACAAGAGCATGGATTTATTTCTGACGGGACTGCCCAAGATAACAGCAATCCCTTATGGAGTAACACTCTTAATGAGCTTAATGAAGGATCTGAAGGTCATATCGAGAATCCGAGTGAAGTAGGCCTATCAGTCCATCCTATTTATCCGTGCAAAGGTCTAGATTCTTATGATCCTGCTGCAAGTAGAGCATTTAATAGTGGTGTTGGAACTCCTGATAATTCCTGTGGTCTTAGTGGGGATATTGAGGATGGAAGCAGGGGAGTTGATGCAGATGACGCTGAACCTAAGTATAAGCGGAG GAAAAATGAGCATCAATCCAATGAATTGGGGGTAGTAGGAGAAAGAGTAAGAGAACCTCATGTTGCAATGCAAAATTCCATGGACTCTGAGACTATTGGTGATGGCTTTCGTTGGAGAAAATATGGGCAAAAGGTTGTGAAGGGAAACCCATACCCTAG AAGTTACTACCGATGTACTAGTCTCAAATGCAATGTGCGCAAGCACGTGGAGAGGGCATTAGATGATCCTAAAGCTTTTATCACAACATATGAAGGAAAGCATAACCATGATATGCCCATGACTAGGAATGTGAATCCAGTGGCCTCTAACCCAGATTCACTAGCCCCTGCTAACAAAtccaaaaggaaataa
- the LOC122651790 gene encoding WRKY transcription factor 44-like isoform X2: MNQKILEIDACFISLEMEVKDAERMVIAKPIASRPCSSFRSFSELLAGAINASPPCSYSETVVAAIRPKTVRFKPVANHGLGGEVVLSQGEVSEAAVHKSSDKVSEQSSKPTVVYKPLAKVVSRTTASLMLNQGNLDIIHQKALAPVQPQFQHEDQAKCNSESHITSNLSQKLKSQMEINHISELSKMTLHNLEDNQKGLLPTNSGDRLSFDGYNWRKYGQKQVKGSEYPRSYYKCTHPNCPVKKKVERSFDGQIAEIVYNGEHNHSKPQPPKRPSSGTQEHGFISDGTAQDNSNPLWSNTLNELNEGSEGHIENPSEVGLSVHPIYPCKGLDSYDPAASRAFNSGVGTPDNSCGLSGDIEDGSRGVDADDAEPKYKRRSYYRCTSLKCNVRKHVERALDDPKAFITTYEGKHNHDMPMTRNVNPVASNPDSLAPANKSKRK; this comes from the exons ATGAACCAAAAGATCTTGGAGATTGATGCTTGTTTCATTTCATTAGAAATGGAAGTTAAAGATGCAGAGAGAATGGTTATAGCCAAACCAATTGCTTCAAGACCTTGTTCCAGCTTCAGGTCCTTCTCAGAGCTCCTTGCAGGTGCCATTAATGCCTCACCTCCTTGTTCATATTCTGAAACGGTAGTGGCTGCTATCAGACCCAAGACAGTGAGGTTCAAACCAGTGGCAAATCATGGTTTGGGTGGTGAGGTGGTTTTATCTCag ggagAGGTTTCTGAAGCGGCAGTTCATAAGTCATCTGATAAGGTTTCAGAACAAAGCAGCAAACCTACTGTGGTATACAAACCTTTGGCAAAGGTTGTATCAAGGACAACTGCATCTCTCATGTTGAAtcag GGAAACCTTGACATCATTCATCAGAAAGCACTAGCACCAGTGCAGCCACAGTTTCAACATGAAGACCAAGCAAAATGCAATTCTGAAAGCCATATTACTTCAAATCTTAGTCAGAAATTAAAATCACAAATGGAAATAAACCACATAAGTGAGTTGTCAAAGATGACATTGCATAACTTGGAAGATAATCAGAAAGGTCTACTGCCTACGAATAGTGGGGATCGACTTTCTTTTGATGGATATAATTGgagaaagtatggtcaaaagCAAGTGAAAGGAAGTGAATACCCTAGGAGTTACTATAAATGCACTCACCCAAATTGCCCTGTGAAAAAGAAGGTTGAGCGATCATTTGACGGGCAGATAGCAGAAATTGTCTACAATGGTGAGCACAATCATTCAAAGCCTCAGCCTCCTAAACGCCCCTCATCAGGAACACAAGAGCATGGATTTATTTCTGACGGGACTGCCCAAGATAACAGCAATCCCTTATGGAGTAACACTCTTAATGAGCTTAATGAAGGATCTGAAGGTCATATCGAGAATCCGAGTGAAGTAGGCCTATCAGTCCATCCTATTTATCCGTGCAAAGGTCTAGATTCTTATGATCCTGCTGCAAGTAGAGCATTTAATAGTGGTGTTGGAACTCCTGATAATTCCTGTGGTCTTAGTGGGGATATTGAGGATGGAAGCAGGGGAGTTGATGCAGATGACGCTGAACCTAAGTATAAGCGGAG AAGTTACTACCGATGTACTAGTCTCAAATGCAATGTGCGCAAGCACGTGGAGAGGGCATTAGATGATCCTAAAGCTTTTATCACAACATATGAAGGAAAGCATAACCATGATATGCCCATGACTAGGAATGTGAATCCAGTGGCCTCTAACCCAGATTCACTAGCCCCTGCTAACAAAtccaaaaggaaataa